The Panthera leo isolate Ple1 chromosome C2, P.leo_Ple1_pat1.1, whole genome shotgun sequence genome window below encodes:
- the PSMD2 gene encoding 26S proteasome non-ATPase regulatory subunit 2 — MEEGGRDKAPLQPQQPPATAPGIADEKPGGKERRDAGDKDKEQELSEEDKQLQDELEMLVERLGEKDTSLYRPALEELRRQIRSSTTSMTSVPKPLKFLRPHYGKLKEIYENMPPGENKRFAADIISVLAMTMSGERECLKYRLVGSQEELASWGHEYVRHLAGEVAKEWQELDDAEKTQREPLLTLVKEIVPYNMAHNAEHEACDLLMEIEQVDMLEKDIDENAYAKVCLYLTSCVNYVPEPENSALLRCALGVFRKFSRFPEALRLALMLNDMELVEDIFTSCKDVVVQKQMAFMLGRHGVFLELSEDVEEYEDLTEIMSNVQLNSNFLALARELDIMEPKVPDDIYKTHLENNRFGGSGSQVDSARMNLASSFVNGFVNAAFGQDKLLTDDGNKWLYKNKDHGMLSAAASLGMILLWDVDGGLTQIDKYLYSSEDYIKSGALLACGIVNSGVRNECDPALALLSDYVLHNSNTMRLGSIFGLGLAYAGSNREDVLTLLLPVMGDSKSSMEVAGVTALACGMIAVGSCNGDVTSTILQTIMEKSETELKDTYARWLPLGLGLNHLGKGEAIEAILAALEVVSEPFRSFANTLVDVCAYAGSGNVLKVQQLLHICSEHFDSKEKEEDKDKKEKKDKDKKEAPADMGAHQGVAVLGIALIAMGEEIGAEMALRTFGHLLRYGEPTLRRAVPLALALISVSNPRLNILDTLSKFSHDADPEVSYNSIFAMGMVGSGTNNARLAAMLRQLAQYHAKDPNNLFMVRLAQGLTHLGKGTLTLCPYHSDRQLMSQVAVAGLLTVLVSFLDVRNIILGKSHYVLYGLVAAMQPRMLVTFDEELRPLPVSVRVGQAVDVVGQAGKPKTITGFQTHTTPVLLAHGERAELATEEFLPVTPILEGFVILRKNPNYDL, encoded by the exons ATGGAGGAGGGTGGCCGGGATAAGGCTCCGCTGCAGCCTCAGCAGCCTCCGGCGACGGCACCGGGCATCGCGGACGAGAAGCCGGGCGGCAAGGAGCGGCGGGATGCTGGCGACAAGGACAAAGAGCAGGAGCTG TCTGAGGAGGACAAACAACTTCAGGATGAACTGGAGATGCTCGTGGAACGACTGGGG GAGAAGGACACATCTCTGTACCGACCAGCCCTCGAGGAACTGCGGAGGCAAATCCGATCTTCTACAACTTCCATGACTTCAGTGCCCAAGCCTCTCAAATTTCTGCGTCCACACTATGGCAAACTGAAGGAAATCTATGAGAACATGCCCCCTGGGGAGAATAAG CGTTTTGCTGCTGACATCATCTCTGTTCTGGCTATGACCATGAGTGGGGAACGTGAGTGTCTCAAGTATCGGCTGGTGGGCTCCCAAGAGGAATTGGCATCATGGGGTCATGAGTATGTGAG GCATCTCGCAGGGGAAGTGGCTAAGGAGTGGCAGGAACTAGATGATGCGGAAAAGACACAACGGGAGCCACTGCTGACCCTGGTGAAGGAGATCGTCCCCTACAACATGGCCCACAACGCAGAGCACGAGGCCTGTGACCTGCTCATGGAAATTGAGCAGGTAGACATGCTGGAGAAGGACATTGATGAGAATGCATATGCCAAGGTCTGCCTCTATCTTACCAG CTGTGTGAATTATGTGCCCGAGCCTGAGAATTCTGCACTACTGCGCTGTGCTTTGGGTGTGTTCCGAAAGTTCAGTCGCTTTCCTGAAGCTCTGAGATTGGCATTGATGCTCAATGACATGGAGCTGGTAGAAGATATCTTCACCTCCTGCAAGGATGT GGTAGTACAAAAGCAGATGGCATTCATGCTTGGCCGTCATGGGGTGTTTCTGGAGCTTAGTGAAGACGTGGAGGAGTATGAGGACCTGACAGAGATCATGTCCAATGTGCAGCTCAACAGCAACTTCTTGGCATTAGCTCGGGAG CTGGATATTATGGAGCCCAAGGTGCCTGATGACATCTATAAAACCCATCTAGAGAACAACA GATTTGGGGGCAGTGGCTCTCAAGTGGACTCTGCCCGCATGAACCTGGCCTCTTCTTTTGTGAATGGCTTTGTGAATGCAGCCTTTGGTCAGGACAAGCTGCTGACTGATGATGGCAACAAATGGCTTTACAAGAACAAAGACCATG GAATGTTGAGTGCAGCTGCGTCCCTTGGCATGATTCTGCTGTGGGATGTGGATGGTGGCCTCACGCAGATTGACAAGTACTTGTACTCCTCTGAGGACTACATCAAG TCAGGAGCCCTTCTGGCCTGTGGCATTGTGAACTCTGGAGTCCGGAATGAATGTGACCCCGCACTAGCACTGCTCTCAGACTATGTTCTCCACAACAGCAACACTATGAGACTTGGTTCCATTTTTGG GCTAGGCTTGGCTTACGCTGGCTCCAATCGTGAAGATGTGCTAACACTGCTGCTCCCTGTGATGGGAGATTCCAAGTCTAGTATGGAG GTGGCAGGTGTGACAGCTCTAGCCTGTGGAATGATAGCAGTGGGATCCTGCAATGGAGATGTTACTTCCACTATCCTTCAGACCATCATGGAGAAATCAGAGACTGAGCTCAAGGACACCTATGCCCGTTGGCTTCCTCTTGGACTGGGCCTCAACCACTTGG GGAAGGGTGAGGCCATCGAGGCAATCCTGGCCGCGCTGGAGGTTGTGTCAGAGCCATTCCGCAGTTTTGCCAACACATTAGTGGATGTGTGTGCCTATGCAG GCTCTGGGAATGTACTGAAGGTGCAGCAGCTGCTCCACATTTGTAGTGAACACTTTGACtccaaggaaaaagaggaagacaaggacaagaaggaaaagaaggacaaGGACAAGAAGGAAGCCCCTGCCGACATGGGagcacatcag GGAGTGGCTGTGCTGGGGATTGCCCTTATTGCTATGGGGGAGGAGATTGGAGCAGAGATGGCATTACGAACCTTCGGCCACCTG CTGAGATATGGGGAGCCAACACTCCGACGGGCTGTGCCTTTAGCACTGGCTCTAATCTCTGTTTCAAATCCACGACTCAACATCCTGGATACCCTAAGCAAATTCTCCCATGATGCTGACCCAGAAGTTTCCTACAACTCCATTTTTGCCATGGGCATGGTGGGCAGTG GTACCAATAATGCCCGTCTGGCTGCAATGCTGCGCCAGTTAGCCCAGTATCATGCCAAGGACCCCAACAACCTCTTTATGGTGCGCTTGGCACAG ggccTGACACATTTAGGGAAGGGCACACTCACCCTCTGTCCCTACCACAGTGACCGGCAGCTTATGAGTCAAGTGGCAGTGGCGGGGCTGCTTACTGTGCTTGTCTCTTTCCTGGATGTCCGTAACA TCATCCTAGGCAAATCACATTATGTATTGTATGGGCTGGTGGCTGCCATGCAGCCCCGAATGCTGGTTACATTCGATGAGGAGCTGCGGCCACTGCCGGTGTCTGTCCGTGTGGGCCAG GCAGTGGATGTGGTGGGCCAGGCTGGCAAGCCTAAGACTATCACAGGGTTCCAGACACACACAACCCCAGTATTGTTGGCCCACGGGGAGCGGGCAGAATTGGCCACTGAGGAATTTCTTCCTGTCACCCCCATTCTGGAAGGTTTTGTTATCCTTCGGAAGAACCCCAACTATGACCTCTAA